One genomic window of Ruminococcus gauvreauii includes the following:
- the cas8c gene encoding type I-C CRISPR-associated protein Cas8c/Csd1, with translation MILQSLVQYYEALVERGEVTKPGWCRAKVSFALNLSAEGDLTGVLPLRVSEERGKKTVMIPQQMVVPEMISRSSGVAANFLCDNSSYFLGIDNKGKPDRSKECFLCAAQKHQDVLGQADSKAAQAVIQYFEKWQPEKAAESDVLKEELEDIMAGANLIFSVEGRFAHEEPGVRRAWEEYEDHDEHVRSGTCLVTGEKTQIARTHGLIKGVPGAQSSGASLVSFNAPAFESYGKEQSYNAPVGNYAVYAYTTALNYLLADRQHATAIGDTMIVYWSEDGEEAYQNVFACATEPTMDNQEIVDGVFKNLTMGRAIVVDEVEKALSPNQRFYILGVSPNAARIAVRFFYQDSFGNIMKNIKAHYGRMEIARPEADQLEYLGIWRMLQETVNKKSRDKKPVLSLPGAVYQAVISGGRYPASLYQAVLGRIRAEQDDSDSRIYKITRGRAAIIKAYLLKNGHQNKEEITMALNENSTNVAYTLGRTFAVLEAIQEEANPGINATIKDRYFNSACATPASIFPVLFKLENSHIKKISSPGTKIHYEKMLGELQEKIYVSDEQRDAYPRRLSLEEQGMFVLGYYHQTRKRYEKKAKED, from the coding sequence ATGATCCTGCAATCTTTGGTGCAGTATTATGAAGCTTTAGTAGAAAGAGGAGAGGTGACAAAGCCGGGATGGTGCAGGGCAAAGGTATCTTTTGCACTGAATCTTTCGGCGGAAGGGGATTTGACCGGAGTTCTTCCGTTAAGAGTTTCAGAAGAGCGTGGAAAAAAGACGGTTATGATACCTCAACAGATGGTGGTTCCGGAGATGATATCCCGATCGTCAGGGGTAGCGGCTAACTTTCTATGTGACAACTCCAGCTATTTTCTGGGGATTGACAACAAAGGAAAACCAGATCGTTCGAAGGAATGCTTCTTATGTGCTGCGCAGAAACATCAGGATGTTCTGGGGCAGGCAGACAGCAAAGCGGCGCAGGCGGTAATACAGTATTTTGAAAAGTGGCAGCCGGAAAAAGCAGCTGAGAGTGATGTGCTGAAAGAAGAACTGGAAGATATTATGGCGGGCGCCAATCTGATTTTTTCTGTTGAAGGTCGGTTTGCACATGAGGAACCAGGGGTAAGACGAGCGTGGGAAGAATATGAAGATCACGATGAACATGTGAGATCGGGGACATGTCTGGTGACAGGAGAGAAAACACAGATTGCCAGAACTCATGGGTTGATTAAAGGGGTTCCGGGAGCACAGTCTAGCGGGGCCTCCCTGGTATCTTTTAATGCGCCAGCCTTTGAGTCTTATGGAAAAGAGCAGAGTTACAATGCCCCGGTTGGAAATTATGCGGTCTATGCGTATACAACAGCATTAAATTATCTTCTGGCTGATCGGCAGCATGCCACTGCCATAGGAGATACGATGATCGTGTATTGGTCGGAAGACGGCGAGGAGGCTTACCAAAATGTATTTGCCTGTGCCACAGAGCCGACAATGGATAATCAGGAAATTGTCGACGGCGTATTTAAAAATCTGACGATGGGCCGTGCGATCGTAGTGGACGAGGTTGAAAAGGCATTATCTCCCAATCAGAGGTTTTATATCTTAGGCGTGTCTCCCAATGCTGCCAGAATCGCGGTTCGCTTTTTCTATCAGGATAGTTTTGGAAATATTATGAAAAATATTAAAGCGCACTATGGGAGGATGGAAATTGCGAGACCGGAGGCGGACCAACTGGAGTATCTGGGTATTTGGCGGATGCTTCAGGAGACGGTAAATAAAAAGTCTAGGGATAAAAAACCTGTTCTCAGTCTGCCTGGAGCAGTCTATCAGGCAGTTATATCAGGCGGTCGTTATCCGGCGTCCTTGTACCAGGCGGTTTTGGGAAGAATTCGTGCAGAACAGGATGACAGCGACAGTCGTATTTATAAAATCACACGGGGGCGAGCAGCGATCATAAAGGCATACCTGCTGAAAAACGGGCATCAGAATAAGGAGGAAATTACAATGGCACTTAATGAAAACAGTACAAATGTAGCCTATACGCTGGGCAGGACGTTTGCAGTGCTGGAAGCAATCCAGGAGGAGGCAAATCCAGGAATTAATGCCACGATTAAGGATCGGTATTTTAATTCGGCATGTGCTACACCGGCATCGATTTTTCCAGTGCTATTTAAGTTGGAAAACAGTCATATTAAAAAGATAAGCAGTCCAGGTACAAAAATCCATTATGAAAAAATGCTGGGGGAACTTCAGGAAAAAATTTATGTCAGTGATGAGCAAAGGGATGCTTATCCCAGACGTTTATCTTTGGAAGAACAGGGAATGTTTGTTCTCGGATACTACCACCAGACACGAAAACGCTATGAAAAGAAAGCGAAGGAGGATTAA
- the cas5c gene encoding type I-C CRISPR-associated protein Cas5c, with translation MGRGVKVRVWGDMALFSRPEMKVERCSYDVITPSAARGVLEAIYWHPGLIWKIDRIHVRKPIQFTSVRRNEVKSKVQASSVLNVMNGGNKELYICSKDDIVQRAAVLLKDVEYVIEAHFDMSAQANDSDNPGKFKDIIMRRLRRGECYHTPYLGCREFPANFELFEEDPVTTAYEGQEKDLGYMLYDFDYSNPEDIQPMFFRAVLRDGVLDVRDCEVVR, from the coding sequence ATGGGCCGAGGAGTTAAAGTTAGGGTTTGGGGAGATATGGCTTTGTTTTCCAGACCGGAGATGAAAGTGGAACGGTGCAGCTATGACGTGATCACACCGTCTGCGGCGAGAGGGGTACTGGAAGCAATCTATTGGCATCCGGGTTTGATTTGGAAAATTGACCGGATTCATGTCAGAAAGCCAATCCAGTTTACCAGTGTCCGCAGGAATGAAGTGAAAAGTAAGGTTCAGGCAAGCAGCGTTTTAAATGTGATGAATGGAGGGAATAAGGAGTTATACATATGCAGCAAAGATGACATCGTGCAGCGGGCGGCAGTATTGCTCAAAGATGTGGAGTATGTGATCGAAGCACATTTTGATATGTCGGCTCAGGCTAACGATAGCGATAATCCGGGAAAATTCAAAGATATTATTATGCGAAGACTGCGGCGGGGAGAATGCTATCATACACCATATTTGGGGTGCCGGGAATTTCCTGCTAATTTCGAACTCTTTGAGGAAGATCCGGTTACTACAGCATATGAAGGACAGGAAAAAGATTTGGGATACATGCTGTATGATTTTGATTATTCCAATCCAGAAGATATTCAGCCAATGTTTTTCAGAGCGGTATTGAGAGATGGAGTACTCGATGTGAGAGATTGTGAGGTGGTACGATGA
- the cas3 gene encoding CRISPR-associated helicase Cas3', whose product MYLAHISEDGSREQTLKDHLEETAKLAGDFASVFECKEWGEGCGLFHDVGKYSDSFQKRLHGGPITDHATAGAVELNEKAHNLIGAYCISGHHSGLLDGGTVGDAGGEATLCGRLRKKVDAYQIYSEEISMPSFPAISLRPLGKGGFSMSFFIRMLFSCVVDADFLNTEEFMKGESRCIQYDAIDILFERLQKYIAPWLNNADKETVNGRRTDILKACLEMGAEKQGLFQLTVPTGGGKTVSSLAFALRHAMEHHLDRIIYVIPFTSIIEQNAQVFKKILGRENVLEHHSNVVCESSEELQLWQLATENWDSPVVVTTNVQFFESLFANRTSQCRKLHNIANSVIIFDEAQMLPVPYLKPCLQAISELLYNYHSSAVICTATQPSLQTFFPAQLPIREICPDVKGQYEFFRRTTIQNVGELSEEELTRQLREFTQVLCILNSRKRVQRIYEIIKEPGTYHLSTFMYPNHRKEILREIKEGLRDGLPCRLVATSLVEAGVDFDFPMVYREMAGVDSVIQAAGRCNREGKKERDKCRTMVFTMEKSEDIHIPNELKLPIAVGNEIAGAYEDIASLEAISEYFRRLYYYKGESLDQKKIIDQFEQGARSCMYPFATVAKSFHLIEKKTKTILIDVEPEAEKIAERIRWGERSRQLMRDAGQYCVNIYEQDFQSLNGAGLLEQIEEKESLELYVLRDRGMYTWEKGLTINVSRGEAVIF is encoded by the coding sequence ATGTATTTAGCCCATATCAGTGAAGATGGATCCAGAGAACAAACGTTAAAAGATCATTTAGAAGAGACTGCAAAATTGGCGGGAGATTTTGCGTCAGTTTTCGAATGTAAAGAATGGGGAGAAGGATGCGGACTGTTTCACGATGTAGGAAAATATTCGGACAGTTTTCAAAAGCGGCTGCACGGCGGTCCAATCACAGACCATGCCACTGCAGGTGCCGTGGAGCTAAATGAAAAAGCGCATAATTTGATAGGAGCGTACTGTATCTCAGGGCATCATTCTGGTCTTTTAGACGGTGGAACAGTTGGTGATGCAGGAGGTGAAGCGACTCTTTGCGGAAGACTACGAAAAAAAGTTGATGCATACCAAATATACAGTGAGGAGATTTCTATGCCGTCCTTTCCCGCGATATCGTTGCGTCCGTTGGGGAAGGGCGGTTTTAGTATGTCTTTTTTTATTCGAATGTTGTTTTCATGTGTGGTAGATGCTGATTTTTTGAATACAGAGGAATTTATGAAAGGGGAATCCCGTTGTATTCAGTACGATGCTATTGATATTTTGTTTGAAAGATTACAAAAATACATAGCTCCATGGCTTAATAATGCAGATAAGGAAACTGTAAATGGAAGGCGGACGGATATTTTAAAAGCATGCCTGGAAATGGGAGCAGAAAAGCAGGGACTTTTTCAGCTGACGGTACCAACAGGCGGAGGAAAAACAGTATCTTCTTTGGCATTTGCATTGCGGCACGCGATGGAACATCATTTGGACCGTATTATTTATGTCATTCCGTTTACCAGCATTATTGAACAGAATGCACAGGTATTTAAAAAAATCTTAGGAAGAGAAAATGTATTGGAGCATCACAGCAACGTGGTTTGTGAGAGTTCGGAGGAATTGCAGTTATGGCAGCTGGCAACGGAAAATTGGGACAGCCCTGTGGTGGTAACAACCAATGTACAGTTTTTTGAATCCCTGTTTGCCAATCGCACATCGCAATGCCGGAAACTGCACAATATTGCAAACAGCGTAATTATATTTGATGAGGCACAGATGCTTCCGGTACCGTATTTAAAACCATGTCTGCAGGCAATTAGTGAATTATTGTACAACTATCACAGCAGCGCTGTGATCTGCACAGCGACTCAGCCAAGTTTGCAGACGTTTTTTCCGGCACAGCTTCCGATACGCGAGATATGTCCGGACGTAAAAGGGCAGTATGAGTTCTTTCGCCGCACTACGATTCAAAATGTCGGAGAGCTATCAGAGGAGGAATTAACCAGACAACTGCGAGAGTTTACACAGGTGCTTTGTATTTTAAACAGCAGGAAGCGGGTACAACGGATTTATGAGATCATAAAAGAGCCGGGGACGTATCATCTATCCACGTTTATGTATCCCAACCATAGGAAAGAAATTTTAAGGGAAATAAAAGAAGGGCTTAGGGATGGATTACCATGCCGTCTGGTCGCCACCAGTCTGGTGGAGGCAGGGGTGGATTTTGATTTCCCGATGGTATATCGGGAAATGGCCGGCGTGGATTCTGTGATACAGGCGGCTGGTCGGTGTAACAGGGAGGGCAAAAAAGAGAGAGACAAATGCAGGACCATGGTGTTTACTATGGAAAAAAGTGAAGATATTCATATTCCCAATGAGTTGAAACTGCCCATTGCTGTGGGTAATGAGATAGCCGGGGCGTATGAGGATATTGCTTCGCTGGAAGCTATTTCTGAATATTTCAGAAGGTTGTATTATTATAAAGGTGAGTCTTTGGATCAGAAAAAAATTATCGATCAGTTTGAGCAGGGGGCACGCTCCTGTATGTATCCCTTCGCTACCGTTGCAAAAAGTTTTCATTTAATTGAAAAGAAAACAAAGACTATTTTAATTGATGTCGAGCCGGAAGCGGAAAAAATTGCGGAACGTATCCGATGGGGGGAACGCTCCAGGCAGCTGATGCGGGATGCGGGGCAATATTGTGTCAACATATATGAACAGGATTTTCAATCTTTAAATGGTGCTGGACTGCTGGAACAGATAGAAGAAAAAGAATCATTAGAACTATATGTGCTGAGAGATCGGGGGATGTATACTTGGGAAAAGGGTTTGACCATCAATGTAAGCCGGGGTGAGGCAGTGATATTTTAA